In one Chryseobacterium camelliae genomic region, the following are encoded:
- a CDS encoding bestrophin family protein → MITTKYVNYRQVLDLSGIHLIWISVWCTLIAVLFRFFHWEWMIIPWVPVALIGTAEAFLVGFKNNQAYDRLWEARKIWGGIVNSSRSFASMVYAFNTDNEEVGLFDLEDRRKKIVHRHIAWLYAFREQLLVPTEWEHIKAEKEHSHHINHRRNRLIKAGFPDYGRTPIFLNKYLSEEEAELQSHYKNFATYLVSQQAKDVNHLKNIQAISDFNQTQLQACLNEFYNFQGQAERIKKFPSPRQFASTAFIFNVLFIMLLPLGLVNEFAKLGDWGIWVSIPFCIIIGWIYIIMELVGDYSENPFAGLMFDVPMLSICRSIEIDLLQMTGETELPDPISSKNGVLV, encoded by the coding sequence ATGATTACCACAAAATATGTCAACTATAGACAGGTTCTCGATTTATCAGGCATCCATCTTATCTGGATTTCGGTTTGGTGTACGTTAATTGCTGTTTTATTCCGTTTTTTTCATTGGGAATGGATGATCATTCCTTGGGTTCCGGTTGCACTGATCGGTACCGCAGAAGCATTTTTGGTGGGTTTTAAGAACAATCAGGCCTATGACAGACTTTGGGAGGCCAGAAAAATCTGGGGCGGAATTGTGAATTCCAGCCGTTCTTTCGCCTCTATGGTATATGCATTTAATACGGATAATGAAGAAGTAGGCCTTTTTGATCTGGAAGACCGAAGAAAAAAAATTGTTCACCGTCATATTGCATGGTTATATGCATTCCGGGAACAGCTATTAGTTCCTACCGAATGGGAACACATCAAAGCAGAAAAAGAACATTCTCATCATATTAATCACAGACGAAACCGTTTAATTAAAGCCGGATTTCCGGATTATGGGAGAACTCCGATTTTCCTGAACAAATATCTTTCTGAAGAAGAAGCCGAACTTCAGTCTCATTATAAAAATTTCGCAACATATTTGGTTTCTCAACAGGCAAAAGACGTTAATCATTTAAAAAACATTCAGGCAATTTCAGACTTCAACCAAACCCAATTACAGGCTTGCCTGAACGAGTTTTACAATTTCCAGGGGCAGGCAGAAAGAATTAAAAAATTCCCTTCACCCAGACAGTTTGCAAGTACCGCTTTTATTTTCAATGTACTTTTTATCATGTTGCTTCCTTTAGGTTTAGTCAATGAATTTGCAAAATTAGGGGATTGGGGAATCTGGGTTTCCATTCCGTTCTGCATTATTATCGGCTGGATTTATATTATCATGGAACTGGTAGGTGATTACTCGGAAAACCCGTTCGCCGGATTAATGTTTGATGTCCCAATGCTTTCCATCTGCAGAAGTATTGAGATCGATTTGCTGCAAATGACCGGGGAAACCGAACTTCCTGATCCTATTTCCTCTAAAAACGGCGTCCTCGTGTAA
- a CDS encoding alpha-ketoacid dehydrogenase subunit alpha/beta yields the protein MENTLHEKVSQDILLKAYNHMMLAKAMADIYEENRNVTKYVHSTSRGHEAIQLATAYQLKKEDWVSPYYRDESILLGIGFEPYQLMLQLLAKADDPFSGGRSYYSHPSSRDEDKPKIIHQSSATGMQTIPTAGVAQGIKYIQDFNLQQFENNPVVVCSLGDNSVTEGEVSEALQFSALHQLPIIFLVQDNEWGISVTKEEARTCDAYDFVAGFTGLSRMRVDGTDFVESYEAMKKAVDFVRTERKPLVVCAKTVLIGHHTSGVRREFYRDEEDLTKHRAKDPGEILRNHLIDAGVDEELLKQITKKARLEAEEAFERAQKAEDPKPETVMQHVFAPTPITEEVGTREPEGGEKIVMVDAAIHAIQELMWKHPEALLYGQDVGERIGGVFRETVTLGKKFGSKRVFNTAIQEAYIIGSTTGMSAVGLKPIVEVQFADYIYPGINQLITEISKSSYLSQGKFPVSNIIRVPIGAYGGGGPYHSGSVESILANIKGIKIAYPSNAADFKGLLKAAYYDPNPVVMLEHKGLYWSKVPGTEDAKTIEPAEDYILPFGKGKVIIEADKNETEKGRTLLVVTYGMGVYWAKEASKNFNGRVEVIDLRTLIPLDEELVFERVKAHGKCIVLTEEQLNNSFAEAFAHRISKNCFKYLDAPVETMGSLDTPAVPINLVLEREMLPNAEKLSAKIEEMLKY from the coding sequence ATGGAAAATACACTTCACGAAAAAGTTTCTCAAGATATTCTACTTAAAGCTTACAACCATATGATGCTTGCGAAAGCAATGGCAGACATCTATGAAGAAAACAGAAATGTTACCAAATATGTTCATAGTACATCCAGAGGTCACGAAGCCATTCAGCTGGCAACTGCTTATCAGTTAAAAAAAGAAGACTGGGTTTCTCCTTACTATAGAGACGAAAGCATTCTTTTGGGAATCGGTTTTGAACCTTATCAACTGATGCTGCAATTATTGGCAAAAGCAGATGATCCTTTTTCCGGAGGAAGATCTTACTACTCTCACCCTTCAAGCAGAGATGAAGACAAGCCAAAAATCATTCATCAGAGTTCAGCAACAGGAATGCAGACGATTCCGACGGCGGGAGTTGCACAAGGGATAAAATATATTCAGGATTTTAATTTACAGCAATTTGAAAACAATCCGGTTGTGGTTTGTAGTCTTGGAGATAATTCCGTAACGGAAGGTGAAGTGAGTGAAGCGCTTCAGTTTTCAGCATTACATCAACTTCCGATCATCTTCTTGGTTCAGGATAACGAATGGGGAATTTCCGTAACAAAAGAAGAGGCCAGAACATGTGACGCTTACGATTTTGTAGCAGGATTCACAGGCTTAAGCAGAATGAGAGTTGACGGAACAGATTTCGTAGAAAGCTATGAAGCGATGAAAAAAGCTGTTGATTTTGTACGAACTGAAAGAAAACCTTTGGTTGTTTGCGCGAAAACAGTTTTAATCGGTCACCACACTTCAGGAGTGAGAAGAGAATTCTACAGAGATGAAGAAGATTTAACGAAGCACAGAGCAAAAGATCCGGGAGAAATCCTTAGAAATCATTTGATCGATGCCGGTGTTGACGAAGAATTATTAAAGCAGATCACTAAAAAAGCTCGCCTGGAAGCTGAAGAAGCATTTGAAAGAGCTCAAAAAGCAGAAGATCCGAAACCAGAAACGGTAATGCAGCACGTTTTCGCTCCTACTCCGATTACGGAAGAAGTGGGAACCCGTGAACCTGAAGGTGGAGAAAAAATCGTAATGGTGGATGCTGCCATTCATGCTATTCAGGAATTGATGTGGAAACACCCGGAAGCTTTACTATACGGACAGGATGTTGGAGAAAGAATAGGTGGAGTTTTCCGTGAAACCGTAACTTTAGGAAAAAAATTCGGTAGCAAAAGAGTTTTCAACACCGCTATACAGGAAGCTTATATCATCGGTTCTACAACAGGAATGAGTGCAGTAGGTTTAAAACCGATTGTTGAAGTACAATTTGCAGATTATATCTATCCGGGAATCAACCAATTGATTACTGAAATTTCAAAATCAAGCTATTTAAGCCAGGGTAAATTCCCTGTAAGCAATATCATCCGTGTTCCAATCGGAGCTTACGGAGGAGGCGGACCTTACCATAGTGGTAGCGTTGAAAGTATTTTAGCCAATATTAAAGGGATTAAAATCGCTTATCCAAGCAACGCAGCAGATTTTAAAGGATTATTAAAAGCGGCTTATTACGACCCGAATCCTGTAGTCATGTTGGAGCATAAAGGATTGTACTGGAGCAAAGTTCCGGGAACTGAAGATGCAAAAACCATTGAACCTGCAGAAGACTATATCTTACCTTTTGGAAAAGGAAAAGTAATCATTGAAGCTGATAAAAACGAAACTGAAAAAGGCAGAACTTTATTGGTTGTGACTTACGGAATGGGAGTTTACTGGGCTAAGGAAGCTTCGAAAAACTTTAACGGAAGAGTTGAGGTTATCGATCTGAGAACTTTAATTCCTTTGGATGAAGAATTGGTTTTCGAAAGAGTAAAAGCTCACGGAAAATGTATCGTTCTGACAGAAGAACAGCTTAACAATTCATTTGCTGAAGCCTTTGCACACAGAATTTCTAAGAACTGCTTCAAATACCTTGATGCTCCGGTAGAAACCATGGGCTCTTTAGATACCCCTGCTGTTCCTATTAATTTGGTTTTAGAAAGAGAAATGCTTCCAAATGCGGAAAAGCTAAGCGCAAAAATTGAAGAGATGCTGAAATATTAA
- a CDS encoding S8 family peptidase — MKKHLLLISTLAVSLISAQNNDALKREFARQNKENNEKFNSYVAKVYGTNIDSEKQKEIESLRANLAGFNFGVPYFLQAEDTRQLQNSNSDLLNTSGNIVGLTGTFNGENIKYTIFDGGRIYETHNAFNNGTGRITNKEDAALSFSDHSTGVASFIGGKDAPLTNNGVPVGNAKGVAVNSTMDSYMFSTTTLPGNSSTSTVFQKILIAQPNISNHSYGVNTGWTEAYNSTGYASFTYNGYKASNGTFYDYQGTYNTNDKMYDEIVYNNPSYIIVKSSGNYFNMGPTGKGSSAPKYYNSGSGAVAFSSTDTIPPNNCSLGYDCIGTGSLAKNIIVVGATDIITTNNYRYNASTDVVHSSYSSAGPRDDGGIKPDISTVGTNVLYAATVNSTGASTWAQGSGTSFAAPIVTGVIGLWTQINKQLFSNALLNASSAKVLMIHSASEAGNIGPDPHFGWGFINAKKGAELLVGKSNNTVIFNDETLTSGTKNSKTVKASGSEPLKVTISWIDPKYTPNYQLVSDVFNNRTSKLINDLDLRIIDTTNNTVYYPWKLNADSPMTPATKADNTVDNVEQVVIDAPVAGRAYRIEINNKGTLVNDAGTAAPQNYSIMVTGYNEVLGTKDITNAPHEIIIAPTLTKDIVNIMKAPRKSTFTVYDLSGKKLQNGVINNEQESINLSAYTKGIYIIEVKTDKDVISKKVIKE; from the coding sequence ATGAAGAAACATTTACTTTTAATCAGTACATTAGCTGTATCCTTGATTAGCGCTCAAAATAATGATGCTTTGAAAAGAGAGTTTGCGAGGCAAAACAAAGAGAACAATGAAAAGTTCAACTCTTATGTAGCAAAGGTGTACGGAACAAACATTGACTCTGAAAAACAAAAAGAGATAGAATCTTTAAGAGCTAACTTGGCCGGATTTAATTTTGGAGTTCCTTATTTTTTACAAGCAGAAGACACCCGTCAATTACAAAATTCCAATTCTGACCTATTAAATACATCAGGAAATATTGTTGGTTTAACAGGGACCTTTAATGGTGAAAATATCAAATATACAATTTTTGACGGTGGAAGAATTTATGAAACTCACAACGCTTTCAATAATGGCACCGGAAGAATCACCAACAAAGAAGATGCAGCATTAAGCTTCTCTGATCACTCGACAGGAGTGGCAAGTTTTATTGGAGGAAAAGATGCACCTTTAACCAACAATGGTGTGCCGGTTGGAAATGCAAAAGGAGTAGCTGTCAATTCTACCATGGACAGCTATATGTTCAGTACAACAACTTTACCAGGCAACAGCTCTACCAGTACGGTTTTTCAAAAAATTCTTATTGCTCAACCCAATATTTCTAATCATTCTTACGGGGTTAATACCGGCTGGACAGAAGCTTACAACTCTACCGGGTATGCATCTTTTACATATAACGGTTATAAAGCTTCAAACGGTACGTTTTATGATTACCAAGGAACTTATAACACGAATGATAAAATGTACGATGAGATCGTATACAACAATCCTTCTTATATTATTGTAAAATCTTCCGGAAATTATTTCAACATGGGCCCTACCGGAAAAGGATCATCTGCACCAAAATATTACAATTCCGGAAGCGGTGCTGTTGCATTTAGTTCAACAGATACTATACCTCCCAACAATTGCTCTTTAGGATATGATTGTATCGGTACCGGTTCATTAGCAAAAAACATCATTGTTGTAGGGGCAACAGATATCATTACCACCAATAACTATCGTTACAACGCTTCAACTGATGTTGTGCATTCCAGCTACAGTAGTGCAGGGCCAAGAGATGACGGCGGGATCAAACCGGATATATCAACCGTTGGAACGAATGTCTTATATGCAGCAACTGTCAATAGCACAGGAGCCTCAACTTGGGCACAAGGAAGCGGGACATCTTTTGCCGCGCCTATTGTAACAGGGGTAATCGGACTTTGGACTCAAATTAACAAACAATTATTTAGCAATGCATTATTAAATGCTTCTTCTGCGAAGGTTCTTATGATTCATTCTGCATCAGAAGCTGGAAATATTGGTCCTGACCCTCACTTTGGATGGGGCTTTATTAATGCTAAAAAAGGAGCCGAATTATTAGTTGGAAAATCTAATAACACAGTAATATTCAATGATGAAACTTTAACAAGTGGGACTAAAAACTCTAAAACAGTTAAAGCTTCAGGTTCTGAGCCTTTAAAAGTGACTATCAGCTGGATCGATCCTAAATACACTCCAAACTATCAGCTTGTGTCTGATGTTTTCAACAATAGAACTTCTAAGCTTATCAACGACCTTGATTTAAGAATAATAGACACAACTAACAACACTGTTTATTATCCTTGGAAACTAAATGCAGACAGTCCAATGACACCTGCTACAAAGGCGGATAACACGGTTGACAATGTTGAACAAGTGGTAATTGATGCTCCTGTAGCTGGAAGAGCTTACAGAATTGAAATTAACAATAAAGGAACATTAGTAAATGATGCAGGAACTGCTGCTCCTCAGAATTACTCAATTATGGTAACAGGGTACAATGAAGTTTTAGGTACTAAAGACATCACAAATGCACCTCATGAAATCATAATCGCTCCAACACTTACTAAGGATATTGTAAATATAATGAAAGCTCCTAGAAAGTCAACTTTCACTGTTTATGATTTATCTGGTAAAAAATTACAGAATGGTGTTATTAATAACGAACAAGAATCTATTAATTTATCTGCTTATACAAAAGGAATTTATATTATTGAGGTAAAAACCGATAAAGATGTCATTTCTAAAAAAGTTATTAAAGAATAA
- the dnaE gene encoding DNA polymerase III subunit alpha, whose translation MYLVFDTETTGLPKNFNAPLSDSDNWPRMVQIAWQLHDDDGTLIENQDYIIKPEGYDIPFNAARIHGITTKIANEEGRDLEEILNEFAQVLEKVRVVSGHNVEFDYNIVGAEFYRKNIKDNLQEKPRADTMILGTDFCQLGGGRGGRFKPPKLEELYEKLYGHKFDEAHNAAADVNATAQVFFEMMRIGVIPAEVLKTSEDQLAYFKTLYPDPIKPFSIVIRRQVADFNNKKKQQDFGSVDEIDLGKYFNFNNHSVFSTLMATSSINDLIKKATDDNFPAVGMVDLGNMMGAFKFVSAVEGANGDRAKKHKEYLAKKQEAEEKGEEFNEEEPISEPLIPVVGCEFYISDRYEQKQFTKDDPDRRTQVVLLAKDFNGYKNLAKLSSIGFLKGFYFGVPRISRELIAEYKEGVIVLTSGIHGDIPDAILNTGEQKGEELFKWWKDTFEDDFYVQIQNHKLPEEEHLNDVLLHFADKYNVKILAQNETFYSNKDDSNIQDIVSCIKDGEKLTTPVGKGFGKRRGLATGEYYIKSSEEIKETFLAYPDAFEAYEEFTAKFKPYTLKRDVLLPKFDIPEEFIHAEDDIDGGKRGEMAYLTHLTYEGARKRYDPYDGITPEIKERLDFELEVIANTGYPGYFLIVQDFCNEARKMGVWVGPGRGSAAGSAVAYCIGITNVDPIKYDLLFERFLNPERVSMPDIDIDFDDEGRDKIIKWVVEKYGKTQVAQIITYSVLGGKSAIKDAGRVLDVPIPDTNNIAKLIPPSPGMNIAKALSKYDKLKPEEQMLVDEMKYVLNTPDDARHGVLASAKKMEGCIRNTGIHACGVIITPEDVSNLVPVTIAAKDADILVSQFDNSVAESAGLLKMDFLGLRTLTIIKDALKLVKARYGVDIDPDLIPLDDAKTYQLFKEGRTVGIFQYESPGMQKYMRELKPTVFADLIAMNALYRPGPIKYIPNFINRKHGIEEIVYDLPETEEYLKETYGITVYQEQVMLLSQKLANFTKGEADTLRKAMGKKQIDVLNKMYPKFIEGGRKNNLDEERLEKIWNDWKAFAEYAFNKSHSTCYAFIAYQTAYLKANYPAEYMASVMSNNINNTDSITMFMEDCKSIGVDVLGPDVNESQYKFSVNEKGQIRFGLGAIKGIGEGPSEAITRERENGRFKNIYDFFERILPSQMNKRVAESLVLAGAFDELDAFHRGQYFDIDMAGRTNLERLIRYGQSFQESKNEMENSLFADFAEEVQIEQPKLAPCPEWPNMHKLNKEKEIIGFYLSAHPLDEFKYQFQFMQGSLSKKNVLEKDEEAKVVVDEAPILEQDSVDETADLTEIISDDIVAGEEEEIIEEVTKKAEPKGVFHFLNLDEVNAYKEQAFANKQEELFEEKKKDWKTLQKERENGGGGKEYTVAGLITEYVVKDGFRSGEKVAFVTLEDYSGSYSFRLGDRDYMKLKEKLEVQRFVILKIKFAQVKDGRVFVNVNDVIELQEAFERFAKSISLVMDVMDFRPEDLSFFRTVLERNQGNQKLKFYIKNIDDDLNTEHLEVQSMKHSVNLNGDLIKEIQLLNKYEFYLN comes from the coding sequence ATGTATTTAGTTTTTGACACAGAAACCACAGGTTTACCAAAGAATTTCAACGCTCCGCTTTCAGACTCAGACAACTGGCCAAGAATGGTTCAGATTGCGTGGCAGTTGCATGATGATGACGGAACTTTAATTGAAAACCAGGATTATATTATAAAACCTGAAGGGTACGATATTCCCTTCAATGCAGCTAGAATTCACGGGATTACTACAAAAATTGCCAATGAGGAAGGTCGTGATCTTGAAGAAATTTTAAATGAATTTGCTCAGGTTTTAGAAAAAGTAAGAGTCGTTTCCGGACATAATGTTGAGTTTGATTACAACATTGTTGGAGCTGAATTTTACAGAAAAAATATAAAAGACAATCTTCAGGAAAAGCCAAGAGCAGATACCATGATTCTAGGTACGGACTTTTGTCAGCTTGGAGGAGGTCGTGGAGGAAGATTCAAACCTCCGAAATTGGAAGAGCTTTACGAAAAGTTATACGGTCATAAGTTTGATGAAGCCCATAATGCAGCAGCCGACGTAAATGCAACGGCTCAGGTTTTCTTCGAAATGATGAGAATCGGAGTGATTCCGGCTGAGGTTTTGAAAACTTCGGAAGATCAGTTAGCCTATTTTAAAACACTTTATCCGGATCCGATCAAGCCTTTCAGTATTGTTATCAGAAGGCAGGTTGCTGATTTTAACAATAAGAAAAAACAACAGGATTTTGGAAGTGTTGATGAGATTGATTTAGGTAAATATTTCAATTTCAACAATCACAGCGTTTTTTCCACACTGATGGCTACTTCAAGCATTAATGATCTGATCAAAAAAGCGACTGATGATAATTTTCCTGCCGTTGGAATGGTGGATCTTGGAAATATGATGGGAGCTTTCAAATTTGTTTCTGCTGTAGAAGGAGCGAATGGTGACCGTGCGAAAAAGCATAAAGAATATTTAGCCAAAAAGCAGGAAGCAGAAGAAAAAGGAGAAGAGTTTAATGAAGAAGAACCGATTTCGGAACCACTAATTCCTGTGGTGGGTTGCGAATTTTATATTTCAGACCGTTATGAGCAGAAGCAGTTTACCAAAGATGATCCCGACAGAAGGACGCAGGTTGTTTTGTTGGCGAAAGACTTTAACGGATATAAAAATTTAGCGAAACTTTCAAGTATAGGATTTCTTAAAGGATTCTATTTCGGAGTTCCGAGGATCAGCCGTGAATTGATTGCAGAATATAAAGAAGGAGTAATTGTTTTAACTTCCGGAATTCATGGCGATATTCCGGATGCGATCTTAAATACCGGTGAGCAAAAAGGGGAGGAGCTTTTCAAGTGGTGGAAAGATACTTTTGAAGATGATTTTTATGTTCAGATTCAAAATCATAAACTGCCTGAAGAAGAGCATTTAAATGATGTTTTATTGCATTTTGCAGATAAATATAATGTTAAAATCTTAGCACAGAACGAAACTTTTTATTCCAATAAAGATGATTCCAATATCCAGGATATTGTAAGCTGTATCAAAGACGGCGAAAAACTGACAACGCCTGTTGGTAAAGGTTTTGGGAAAAGAAGAGGCTTGGCTACGGGAGAATATTATATTAAAAGCTCAGAGGAAATTAAGGAGACATTTTTAGCTTATCCTGATGCTTTTGAAGCGTACGAAGAATTTACGGCAAAATTTAAGCCTTATACTTTAAAAAGAGATGTTCTCCTTCCCAAATTCGATATTCCGGAAGAATTTATTCATGCAGAAGATGATATTGACGGAGGGAAAAGAGGGGAGATGGCTTATCTTACACATTTAACGTATGAAGGGGCAAGAAAAAGATATGATCCGTACGATGGGATTACTCCGGAAATCAAAGAACGTTTAGATTTCGAGCTTGAAGTTATTGCCAATACAGGTTATCCCGGTTACTTCCTGATTGTACAGGATTTCTGTAACGAGGCCCGGAAAATGGGTGTTTGGGTTGGTCCTGGTCGTGGTTCGGCGGCAGGTTCGGCGGTGGCATACTGTATTGGAATTACGAATGTAGACCCGATTAAATATGATCTGCTTTTTGAGAGATTCCTGAATCCTGAAAGGGTTTCGATGCCTGATATCGATATCGACTTTGATGATGAAGGTCGAGATAAAATCATCAAATGGGTAGTTGAAAAATATGGTAAAACTCAGGTTGCGCAGATTATTACCTACTCGGTTTTAGGGGGGAAATCTGCGATCAAAGATGCTGGAAGGGTATTGGATGTGCCTATTCCTGATACCAATAATATTGCGAAGTTAATTCCTCCGAGTCCGGGGATGAACATTGCCAAAGCTTTATCTAAATATGACAAGCTAAAACCGGAAGAACAAATGCTTGTCGATGAGATGAAGTATGTTCTTAATACGCCTGATGATGCCCGTCACGGAGTGTTGGCAAGTGCTAAAAAAATGGAAGGCTGTATCCGAAACACGGGAATTCATGCCTGCGGTGTAATCATTACGCCGGAAGATGTGAGTAATCTGGTTCCGGTGACGATTGCAGCAAAAGATGCTGATATTCTGGTGTCTCAGTTTGATAACTCGGTGGCAGAAAGTGCGGGGCTTTTGAAAATGGACTTCCTGGGTCTTAGGACTTTGACGATCATTAAAGATGCCTTGAAATTAGTCAAAGCTAGATATGGAGTCGATATTGATCCTGATTTGATTCCGCTTGACGATGCGAAGACCTATCAATTATTTAAAGAAGGAAGAACGGTTGGGATTTTCCAGTATGAAAGTCCGGGAATGCAAAAATATATGAGAGAGCTTAAGCCGACGGTTTTTGCCGATCTTATTGCGATGAACGCTCTTTATCGACCGGGACCGATTAAATATATTCCAAACTTTATCAACAGAAAACACGGGATCGAGGAAATTGTTTACGATTTACCGGAAACTGAGGAGTATTTAAAGGAAACTTACGGAATTACCGTTTACCAGGAGCAGGTAATGTTGCTTTCCCAGAAATTAGCCAACTTTACAAAAGGTGAAGCCGATACGCTGAGAAAAGCGATGGGTAAAAAGCAGATCGACGTTCTGAATAAAATGTACCCTAAATTCATTGAAGGAGGAAGAAAGAATAATCTGGATGAAGAACGTTTGGAAAAAATCTGGAATGACTGGAAAGCCTTTGCAGAATATGCCTTCAATAAATCTCACTCCACTTGTTATGCATTTATTGCTTACCAAACTGCTTATTTAAAAGCTAATTATCCGGCAGAATATATGGCAAGTGTGATGAGTAATAACATTAACAACACGGATTCAATCACCATGTTTATGGAAGATTGCAAGAGTATCGGGGTTGATGTTTTAGGTCCGGATGTAAACGAATCTCAATATAAATTCTCGGTAAACGAAAAAGGGCAGATCCGTTTTGGTTTGGGAGCGATTAAGGGAATTGGTGAAGGACCGAGTGAAGCGATTACAAGAGAAAGAGAAAACGGAAGGTTCAAAAATATTTATGATTTTTTTGAAAGGATTCTACCTTCCCAGATGAATAAAAGGGTTGCGGAAAGTTTGGTGTTGGCAGGAGCTTTCGACGAACTGGATGCTTTCCACCGAGGTCAGTATTTTGATATTGATATGGCGGGAAGAACCAATCTGGAACGATTGATCAGATATGGACAAAGTTTTCAGGAAAGTAAAAACGAGATGGAAAATTCTCTTTTTGCAGATTTTGCTGAGGAAGTTCAGATCGAACAGCCCAAATTAGCGCCTTGTCCGGAGTGGCCAAACATGCATAAACTGAATAAAGAAAAGGAAATCATTGGTTTCTATCTTTCTGCGCATCCGTTGGATGAATTTAAATATCAATTCCAATTTATGCAGGGAAGTCTTTCAAAGAAAAATGTTCTGGAGAAAGATGAGGAAGCAAAAGTTGTTGTAGATGAAGCACCGATTCTGGAACAGGATTCTGTGGATGAAACGGCTGATTTGACAGAAATTATTTCTGATGATATTGTTGCGGGTGAAGAAGAGGAAATCATTGAGGAAGTAACTAAAAAAGCAGAACCAAAAGGTGTTTTCCATTTCTTAAATCTCGATGAGGTAAATGCTTATAAAGAACAGGCTTTTGCCAATAAGCAGGAAGAATTGTTTGAAGAAAAGAAAAAGGACTGGAAAACCCTTCAAAAAGAAAGAGAAAACGGTGGCGGCGGAAAAGAGTACACTGTTGCCGGTTTGATTACTGAATATGTGGTGAAGGATGGTTTCAGAAGTGGTGAAAAGGTAGCATTTGTTACGTTGGAAGATTATTCGGGATCCTATTCTTTCAGATTGGGAGATCGTGATTATATGAAATTGAAAGAAAAGCTTGAGGTGCAGCGATTTGTTATTTTAAAGATAAAATTTGCTCAGGTTAAAGATGGCAGGGTTTTCGTTAATGTGAATGATGTCATTGAACTCCAGGAAGCTTTTGAAAGATTTGCAAAAAGTATTTCTTTAGTGATGGATGTGATGGATTTCCGGCCGGAAGATCTTAGTTTCTTCAGAACGGTTCTCGAGCGAAATCAGGGCAATCAGAAACTAAAATTTTATATTAAGAATATTGATGATGACTTAAATACGGAACATCTTGAAGTTCAGTCGATGAAGCATTCGGTCAATCTTAACGGTGATTTGATTAAAGAAATTCAGTTGCTTAATAAGTATGAGTTTTATTTGAATTAA